A DNA window from Castanea sativa cultivar Marrone di Chiusa Pesio chromosome 7, ASM4071231v1 contains the following coding sequences:
- the LOC142643083 gene encoding uncharacterized protein LOC142643083, with the protein MAWSATMIGALLGLGTQMYSNALRKLPYMRHPWEHVLGMGLGVVFVNQLVKWDAQLAEDLDKMLEKAKAANERRYFDEDDE; encoded by the exons atggctTGGAGCGCAACAATGATCGGAGCTCTATTGGGACTGGGGACCCAGATGTACTCCAACGCTCTCCGAAAACTCCCTTACATGCGCC ATCCATGGGAGCACGTGCTTGGTATGGGTCTCGGAGTTGTGTTCGTGAATCAGCTCGTGAAATGGGACGCTCAGCTCGCAGAAGACCTCGATAAGATGCTTGAAAAAGCCAAAGCCGCCAACGAGCGCCGTTACTTTG